The DNA window AGTAATTACCAGATTATCACAATTTGGAATAATATTATGCTAAATCATTATATATTTCAAAGATAGACTATTTCTTTGGATTCACATACATTGATTTGGGTCTATtagttagttttaaatttattcagtactatttaaaaaagaaaaaattaatcaatacaATACTTTGTCCACACAAAAATAGGACTAAGTTTACTTTGAAATCATCTAAAAAGACTGAAGTCAATTTCATGCATAAAATTGGTTGTTGAACTTGGTCACCACCTTCCTTGGtacctaaattttaattttcatacatatatgaaaacaaccacattaattttaatttaccgATGTAAATGCGAAAGTACGTGGCatctataaatttatttcacCGGTCTTGATCGtaagcaattttttttatcacggTCTAAATCTTTGATTCTTTTAAAGAAAGTTTTTTCGTAATGGTACTGTATTGGTAATATCTTATGGAACCGTGGCAGAGCTATCCACCAGCGGAGTCATGCGTCCGCTCTGGTCGAAGGTGGTTGGAAGCATAAGTTTTTATAAAGTGAGTTATAATTATGAACTCCATTTTGATTGACATAAGAAAATTAtcgattataattttatattttattttattttaattcatcaaaaaataaatttatattttaaagataGCCCTCCAACAAATTTTTTTTGCTACGAACGGATACACAACCATTGAATCCAATAATATTAAACCATGAAAAATACTTAAATGATAACCTATATCAATTCTAAATTCATTTGtgctataataatattatcattgaTTTCATACTTTAATTACATTCTAACCCTAAAAAAAGGGTCTGATGTTTGAGATAGAGAATTGAGTTTgtatttacatttttagtttattttaaatacgattaaacataataaaacagtttcaatcgaatattatttaatttaatgtgATTTGTTGGACCTTCCAAAGATGATTGAATTGTAGGATTGTGCATTtaattcaaaccaaaccaaatgatttttttcaaaaccaaaccaatcataaaatttaaggaattaaaatgtttcaaacccAAAAAAACCAATTCAATTTATATAAgaacataattaaaattataatgtcCAAAACCGAATGAAGAACcaatttttttgtataatatGAAACGAAACCGAACTCATCAAATCAAATCGAATGCACACGCTAGCGAGTTGTATTGCGAACTGCTGCAGAAAGAAGTTCACTTTGCAATAAGTAATTTCCAATTCTTCACACGTTTTTTTAATACGAACCCGCTAAAGCTCAACAATAAACAGAATTTATCTCACAAATACAAACATACAATAGAGCGGTTGAAATCAACCCAGCAAGTATGTGCTTCACATTTACAAATACAAGTAACATATTAGTGAAGGCTTGAAGCAAGCCATGTCAGCCAAACAGTCAGACTGGCTTCATCATCATCAATGTGCACAGAATTACAGGTATACACTTGAATTAATTCCTTTGCCAACTTTCAATTTCCGGCTAGCTCAACTCCGCCCGCCTCTCCCATCTAAGGTCTTCAGACAACTGGTTGATTGCAGCTCGCGGGTCGCCATTTGATACAGACAAATAGTATTGAGCAGTACCATCATCGATTTGCATGCTTCTCTTTATAGACTCAAGTATCTTTTTCTTGCCGTAGTCAGAGGTTCTCCGATTTGGCATAAAGCTATGCGATTTATCAGGCTCGCCGTCTAGATACAACACCGCCACTTCCCTGTTTGCATATGCATCCAGCTCGATGTAGCATGTGCTGTTTATGAGAAGGTCTGGACTGCTTAGAGGGATTAATAACCTATACCTTGAATGAATACCATGGTCGCTCATCATGTTATTCAATCGTTTTATGTTCATTACCTGCAGAGAGTTCACAATGTTAAAAAACcttataaattataatcttaccaaagagaaataaaacattaaacatTATGCTTAAGGAAGTTGGATTTCAAGTCAAAACAGTTGTAATTGGGTGTTTTGAAGGAAGAGAACTTTAAGCTCAAATTTTAGATTCATCCCCACCTAGCTGCTACTAGCAATAATACCATTTTGGCATTcctgattattatttttttgcagGAAGGTCCTGAATTAAGCTTATCTTGAAACTTCTTTTCCAAGTTGATTGTTCGTATCAAAAGAAGAAttattctaataattaaaaactgaCAAAAACACATATTTATAGTCTATTCCCAACTACGAGTTACAATTCAGCTGATCAGATTGCCTCACTAATATCACCATTGGGCCATAACTTTCCTTCAAAAGTCAAAGTCGAGTCAGAAACCGAACTTAAGCTGCGGTGCAGGCTAACTCTCCACTCCAAACCAACATAGGCTGGCAGCCGCTCGATCATTTTGAATTAATAAGGCTCACAACATCTACCAAATAAACAATACAACTTGGTGTCTTACTTAACTTTTAGACTTGTGTTCAAAATCTAGTTAGTTTAGTGCTTAATTAGCCCCATAGCCATAATTTTGCATAAAAGTCCAAATCTTACATTACAATAACTTACAAAACCTTTCTGCAACTCTTTCTTTTTAATACCTAAGCACAATGATTAACATACATTTGGTAACCCTTTGTAAATCATCCACCACTCTTGCAAGCTATCAGAACAAATGAAGATTTAAAGCAGAAAATAGTAAGAGTAATAACCTCTATCAAAAAGCGTGGATCCGAGCTCATCAATCACCAACCTTACAAGTTACAAATTGAACCCAAATTACCTTTATTATTCAACCAACTCTCTAACAATTAAAAAACCTAATTACCTTCACTATACTTCCATTCTACATTCCTATTAAATTGAGCACTCAAGCATATCCGCCTCCATATCTTCTACCTTCTTAATTTGAGATAAGAATTATATGATTAATTATTCTAACATCGCTCAAACATCAATTCGTTTGCTCACTtccattttcaaaatttactaGATTTGGCACAAATGAATCCTCAAGCATCATCTAAAAGGTAGCACCGACACGGGCACGGACACGGGAAACACAACACTTGGACACAGACACAGCAAAACGGTGTTTTATGGTTTTCTATCTAAAAATTGAAGTTTCGAGTCTGAAAAATCACGTCTAAAACGTTTCCGGAACGGGACACGGTGATTGAATGAGCCACTCAAGCATTATCAAACCGTCTTAAAATTTGAGATAACGAGTCCAATTTTACTCTTTAAAGAGGTAATTAATGACTAAAAACTCCATAACAAAGCTACcatcttaaatcactaaatgaaatattaaaaaaataaaaactttaaaataccTGAACAGAATATTTAACAGCAAGACCGGCAACAGTATCACCTTTACCAATCTTATGAGAAATAGCAAATTTCCGTAACCCATCTCTCCAAAAACTACCTCCGGTCACCGGTTTTCCAATTATACCCTTCAATTTCCACGGCCTCATAAACGCAGTTTTCACTACTGCATCCTCAGACGACACCGTTTTCCACACCCTGCAAACGCAGCTGGCTCTCGCCAGGTCAGCAACCGGCAGCTTCTCGAAGATTAAACGGAGGGTGTCCGGACACGTGAGCGCCGTGAAGTGAGAATTCATTGGGGAAATAATGGTGAGTGACTCGGCCGAGTTGTCGGATGATGAATCGGATGGGATTAGGGGTTGTGTGAGATTGTTAGGGACTCGGTCGTCTTCTTCGTCTGTGTCACCACAGCAGCCCATTGATTTGTTTTTAGAGAGATAAagtaagagagaaaaaaaaggagAGGTTGaaattgaaaggaaaaaggttcaaatatgtccCTAAACTGAATTATATAtcaatttaacccctaaaccTATGCACATatcaaattgattaaaatttgaatatggGGTCAATGCGGTAACGAACTTGTAACTCGAGGTCAAACAGTTCACTctcaaatattttaatgaattaaacataattcaatttttaggtAATATGAAGAAATTCTAAGACCGCAGTTTTATCCTTTGACCGAAAAATACATAATTTTGTCCTTAAttaacctaaaaataaaaaatattatccttAGTAGATTAAACTAGCTGAAAATGAGCAATTTAAGTCCAAATTACAAATTTAGGGACCAAATTAAACCTTAGCTCATTAAAATTTCACCACAACTTGCATacatttttagctttttttcCCTTGTACTACAGAAGCTAACCATTGAAGAAGAAAGTTGTACAATACAAACAGCATATCAAGGAACAATACACACAAAAAATATAGCACACTAGGAATAATGGATAATGTCTATGTTAGAATTCCAACTCTAAGTCGTAAAACAAGAGTTTGATGGCGGATGGAGAAATTAGATCAAGTGCCCCATCCATGGTCAAGGCCGAACGAGTTCATGTAGCCTGGTGCATAGATATGAGCATGACCGTGATGGTGATCATGGTCACCGTGACcatggtgatgatgatgatggttatCGCCGCCCTCTTTTGTTACGTCGAACATTTTTTGGATGTGCTCTTGTATTGGTTCTTCTTCGACTTTCCTGACTGACTTCGGTAAAGAGGATACAAACTTGACGATATTGTCAGCTACTTCATCTGCAGCATCTTCCTGAAATCACCAACACCAGGAATAAAACtgaattataattcaaatacaGGAACCTACAGATATATTCCATGCAACATCTGAGAACAATGACAATAATCAAAAGAAGATGAACATTATTATTCATCTCCAATATATCGGGTCAAGTCATGCATACTGGGTTGAGCATGCGCTAAGTTGTGGGTTCAGAGCATAGGACACTAAGAAGACTGGTGTGGTACTCAGAGAAGTGAATAATAGTTTGTAAGATCAGATTAGCATTTTCAAGCATTCGTTGAAATCAAGACACCTTATTCCCAAGGGCAGATAGCCAGACAGACACACAGTCTATTCTAAGCCGTTGTCTGACGAACAAAATTATTTTGCTTACACCTGCTTAGAAAATTTTCTGCTTGAAGTGCGTATTTAGTGGATCGATCATTTCCAGGCACAACAACTCTAATGTTTACATGTTATAATAATAGCTTCAGAAAAATTTATGTTCAAAGTTCAAAAAGATTACAGAggacaaaaaaacaaaacgcaTACTCATGCTGTCATGTATACATACACCTTTTCAGTTCTACCTTTTTTGACAAACAAAGTGAACTTCTATTGCATTAAATCAGAGAGGATTGCATCCTTAACAAAGTCAGGTGGTTCCCAACATTCCCTACGCCCAGGCCAAGAATATGTCGCTTTTGCCATACTGTGAGCAAGCATATTCGCAGAGCGGAAGACAAAACAAATCTCCACATTACTCGAGAAGTTTTTGTGCAACATAGAATATGGCAAAAGACATGATACTAAGTAATCATTTTATCATTGTTGTTACCTCCTGATGAATAAGATGCTCAATCTAATATCAGCATCCAATTCCTAAACAGCTACCAGCACTTGCTAAATTCTAATTATTCTCAACTAATTCAAAATTGGTTGACCTCACTAATAAACACTATGATCACAAGTTAGACACCAGGGTCATGCGTATTTACATCCTGCCCCAGAACCAATCACTGCAGATTCTAAAAACAGTTAAATTGTTGAGTCGCAGCTACAACAAATCTACTAATCATCATTCAAGAACTTGCCACATTTATAAGAAACCAAATGCAGTTTAAGTTACACAATTACTTTAGGAatctaaataataaaagaaaccCTCACCTGAGACCACCGTCCACCGGAGTGCCAAACAAATTTGGCATGTGGAAGCGCCTCAGCTATCTTACGCCCCTCGTCATTCCACTCTTTCGACCAACTATTAGACCAAATCACCTGAATAGGCAATCCCTTTACACCATCCAAACCACCCCATTCTACCACACTAAAGCTAGAATTCAACTTCTGTCCTGAACCCACAACAGCTCTCCTCCCATCTCTACCTTTCAAAACCATTCTATTCGCCTCCAAATCCAAACCACCAACCCCCTTCGAACAACACACCTCAACCAACCTCCGATACGCAAAATTCGACCCTAAAACAATCTCTCTAACTACAGGCATTTCCAGAACCCACAAAGGCAAAGCCGGCTTCGACCCAGCATCAACAATAGTAACACTCCTAACCAACTCCAAATTCTCCAAGACCCAATTCGCCACCATCCCGAAACTCGAATCATGCAAAACCAAATGCACAGGAGCTAACCCCATTGTCTCTATAACCTCCCCTAAAACCCTCCCCATTTCGTCACTCCCTAACACAATAGGCTTAGCAACAGTCTTCAAACTACTATAATGAGACATAATCTTTTCATAAGGAACCTCACCAGTCTCAACCATGTTATCAAAAGCCCAAAAAACACCCTTCTCTCTAATCAAATTATAAGCATCAAAAAACCTCTCAAGAACACCATTTCCTCTCTCTACAAGAACATCAATAAATTTATCAGAAAAGCCATTTCCAGGCAAATCAAACCCAACCCCATGAACCCCATTAGAATTCAAAAAGCTTAAAACTTTCTTGTAAGAAAATGAACTAAGACCAAACCCATGAACAATCACAACTTTCTCAGACAAAGAACCTAACTTTCCACTCTCCACAGTGAAAATCTCAGTGGGTGGTTGATTTTTAGCTAGGTGGGCTTTGATTGTACGGCCTTGGGAGTAATGGTGGCGTAATGGAGGTGAAAGTGAGAGGAAAAAGGATTTAGGGTCTGATGATGATGAAGTTAGTGAAGAGAGAGTGATGGTTAGGAGTGTGACTAGTGAGACTGTAAGTGTTAAGTAGAACCAGAAAACAAATGGGTTGGTTTGAGTTTGAGTTTGAGTTTGAGTTTGAGCTTGAGCTTGAGCTTGTGTAGTAATTTCTGATTTGTTGGGTTTTGATTGTGGTGAAGTTTGTTGTTTTTTTGGTTTTCTGTTTCTTAGGTTTTGGTCTGGTTCTTGTTCTTCTGTGATTATTGCCATTGTCGGGGAATTTTGATGCTTTTGAAGATGGATCTAACTAAAGATCTCTGTACTGTATATGTTCAAAGATtatcaaaaagtttcaaatttttctAGCTTTTACATAACGGCACCGTATACTAAAAGTTGAAAAGTGACAAAAGGTTTattttaacccttaaatttggcacaaaatattaattaaaatcaaattcatgGCTTTTAAAAAATTCCTTAAATTCGCATTTTAACTCGTTTTACCCTCTAAGACAATGTGTTAAAATTGATTGGAAATTTTTATACATACTAGAGTTGATATGATAGAAAATCGACAAAGGtttattctaatttaaaaagaaaatatcaaTTAAGAACAAAAGTTTATGTTATTGGACAAAAAACACTCACAAATAAATTACTTGGctcattttacctttttaactgAGGTGGTATAAACTAAAAAGTGATTAGAGGTGGTAACAAACTATTGGATCATTTGAAATTGACGggataaaatgaataaaacgcTTATCTTGAGGATGGTTTTGTCTGAAACACctattttaaaagtgtttttgTTGAAAGCCCGTAAAATGAACTCTttatttgatcttttatttCAGATTAAAAGGACAAAACGAACCTTTGTTGGATGGAAAATTATTAGACAATATGAAGCTGAAGGAGTAAAATGAGTCAAACAATCAAATTCAGGAtgttttctttttgaaaaaacATAAATACGATCTTAATTGAGCTTTTATTTCAAGTTCAGGGGGCAAAATGATTGTTTTTCGTAAGTACATTTTTTTCTATTGATACGTCGACGTTTTGTATCATCTTGTTCATTTGTTCCTTAACAAACCAGTGAAGAGAAAAATCTTATCTTTACCTCTCAATTTCTGTGAAATGATTCAGCTACGATGCACTCACTAACATCACCAACGATGCAGCCTCTCTCTCTAACTCAATCTTCCCGCTCTCTCTACACTCGTTTCATATCAACTTCATTTTCCAGGTCCTTTTTTGCAAATACCAGAACCATCACCAACCCAGTATTCAACACTAATTCAACATATTCCCCATTATTAATAAGAAATTGCAGCTCAATCACTGCAAAACCCTCTTCACAAATCAGAAAGAATCACACTTTTAAATCAGAACCAGATGAGAAATTAAGGGCTCTTCGTGAGCTTTTCTCCAAGCCTGGAATTGGTATTGATGCCTATATTATACCTTCTCAAGATGCTCATCAGGTTGTAATTCTTGTAAAGCTTGGTGCTTTTTTGGTGTGTTTTTGATTGGATTGAAATGGGTGTTCTTGTTGCGAATGTTTGTTTTTAGTACTAATTTGTAATTTTGCCTTTTGATTGTGGTTGTGAAGAGTGAATTTATTGCTGAATGCTATATGAGGAGAGGTTATATATCAGGGTTTACTGGTAGTGCTGGCACTGCTGTTGTCACTAAAGAGAAAGCTGCGCTTTGGACTGATGGTCGTTATTTTCTTCAGGTATGCTGCTTTAATTAGCTCTGTAACTGTTTGAATTATCAACAGATTTAGCAGAATTAAGTTTCTATAGCTTAATTATGTAACTGAAACATGAAAGGGGTGATTGTTACTAGTGTGAATTGAAAAATCATATTCtgaactttagcgtgttttgcaattaCGACATGGACG is part of the Mercurialis annua linkage group LG3, ddMerAnnu1.2, whole genome shotgun sequence genome and encodes:
- the LOC126675201 gene encoding F-box protein At1g55000: MGCCGDTDEEDDRVPNNLTQPLIPSDSSSDNSAESLTIISPMNSHFTALTCPDTLRLIFEKLPVADLARASCVCRVWKTVSSEDAVVKTAFMRPWKLKGIIGKPVTGGSFWRDGLRKFAISHKIGKGDTVAGLAVKYSVQVMNIKRLNNMMSDHGIHSRYRLLIPLSSPDLLINSTCYIELDAYANREVAVLYLDGEPDKSHSFMPNRRTSDYGKKKILESIKRSMQIDDGTAQYYLSVSNGDPRAAINQLSEDLRWERRAELS
- the LOC126674572 gene encoding protein AUXIN RESPONSE 4 codes for the protein MAIITEEQEPDQNLRNRKPKKQQTSPQSKPNKSEITTQAQAQAQTQTQTQTQTNPFVFWFYLTLTVSLVTLLTITLSSLTSSSSDPKSFFLSLSPPLRHHYSQGRTIKAHLAKNQPPTEIFTVESGKLGSLSEKVVIVHGFGLSSFSYKKVLSFLNSNGVHGVGFDLPGNGFSDKFIDVLVERGNGVLERFFDAYNLIREKGVFWAFDNMVETGEVPYEKIMSHYSSLKTVAKPIVLGSDEMGRVLGEVIETMGLAPVHLVLHDSSFGMVANWVLENLELVRSVTIVDAGSKPALPLWVLEMPVVREIVLGSNFAYRRLVEVCCSKGVGGLDLEANRMVLKGRDGRRAVVGSGQKLNSSFSVVEWGGLDGVKGLPIQVIWSNSWSKEWNDEGRKIAEALPHAKFVWHSGGRWSQEDAADEVADNIVKFVSSLPKSVRKVEEEPIQEHIQKMFDVTKEGGDNHHHHHHGHGDHDHHHGHAHIYAPGYMNSFGLDHGWGT